A section of the Microbacterium forte genome encodes:
- a CDS encoding Lrp/AsnC family transcriptional regulator → METSSEALQANTLRAPALDAVDARIVQLLSADGRMTNAELAGQLGVAPSTAHARLRALVERGVISGFHASVDERMLGAGLQAIIGVTLRPSGRRESIVEFADRVRVLPQVIQVFFLGGDDDFLLHIAVADSSEMREFVLEHLSAQSSVASTRTSIVFDYHRNSVAASFR, encoded by the coding sequence ATGGAGACGTCATCCGAAGCCCTTCAGGCGAACACCCTTCGGGCGCCGGCACTCGATGCAGTCGATGCCAGGATCGTACAGCTGCTGAGCGCGGACGGCCGGATGACCAACGCAGAGCTCGCAGGCCAGCTCGGAGTGGCACCGTCGACCGCGCACGCCCGTCTGCGCGCACTCGTCGAGCGGGGAGTCATCAGCGGCTTCCACGCGAGCGTCGACGAGCGGATGCTGGGCGCCGGACTGCAGGCCATCATCGGCGTGACCCTGCGTCCCAGCGGGCGCAGGGAGAGCATCGTCGAGTTCGCCGACCGGGTGCGGGTGCTGCCGCAGGTCATCCAGGTGTTCTTCCTCGGCGGAGACGACGACTTCCTGTTGCACATCGCCGTGGCGGACTCCTCGGAGATGCGCGAATTCGTGCTCGAGCACCTCTCTGCGCAGAGCAGCGTCGCCTCGACCCGGACCAGCATCGTGTTCGACTATCACCGCAACTCGGTCGCCGCGTCCTTCCGCTGA
- the ald gene encoding alanine dehydrogenase: MKIGVPTEVKNNENRTALTPAGADRLVHEGHRVLVQSGAGVGSGISDEAYRIAGAEIVETAEETWGEADLLIKVKEPIAQEYGFLRSDLTLFTYLHLAADRALTTALVDAGTTAVAYETVQLPDRSLPLLVPMSEIAGRLSVTMGSYSLMRSAGGRGVLMGGIAGAPRAKTVVIGGGVAGEHAAANALGLGSQVTVIDISLPRLRELEHRYGGALQTRASSRYDIAEELATADLVIGSVLIPGAAAPKLVTDDMVAGMKPGSVLVDIAIDQGGCFEGSRPTTHDDPTFAVHDSIYYCVANMPGAVPETATRALTNATLPYVSAIAGKGWERAAADDAALAKGLNVQGGRITLDAVAKAHGLTSA, encoded by the coding sequence ATGAAGATCGGCGTGCCGACCGAGGTCAAGAACAACGAGAACCGCACCGCGCTCACCCCCGCGGGTGCAGATCGGCTGGTTCACGAGGGCCACCGCGTGCTCGTGCAGTCAGGAGCGGGAGTCGGCTCAGGCATCTCCGACGAGGCGTACCGGATCGCCGGCGCCGAGATCGTCGAGACCGCCGAGGAGACCTGGGGCGAGGCAGACCTTCTCATCAAGGTGAAGGAGCCGATCGCCCAGGAGTACGGATTCCTGCGCTCGGACCTCACCCTCTTCACGTATCTGCATCTCGCCGCAGATCGGGCGCTGACGACCGCGCTCGTCGACGCGGGAACCACGGCCGTCGCCTATGAGACGGTGCAGCTGCCCGACCGCAGCCTGCCTCTGCTCGTGCCGATGAGCGAGATCGCCGGTCGCCTCTCTGTGACGATGGGCTCATACTCACTCATGCGATCCGCGGGGGGACGCGGAGTGCTGATGGGCGGCATCGCAGGGGCCCCGCGCGCCAAGACCGTCGTGATCGGCGGCGGCGTCGCCGGCGAGCATGCGGCTGCGAACGCGCTCGGCCTCGGGTCCCAGGTCACGGTGATCGACATCTCGCTTCCGCGTCTGCGCGAGCTCGAGCACCGTTACGGCGGCGCTCTCCAGACGCGTGCGTCGAGCCGGTACGACATCGCCGAAGAGCTCGCGACGGCGGATCTGGTGATCGGATCGGTGCTGATCCCCGGTGCCGCAGCGCCGAAGCTCGTCACCGACGACATGGTCGCCGGGATGAAGCCCGGCTCGGTGCTCGTCGACATCGCGATCGACCAGGGCGGATGCTTCGAGGGATCCCGTCCGACGACGCACGACGACCCCACCTTCGCGGTGCACGACTCGATCTACTACTGCGTCGCGAACATGCCCGGCGCCGTGCCCGAGACCGCCACGAGGGCGCTGACCAACGCCACCCTCCCCTACGTCTCTGCCATCGCCGGCAAGGGCTGGGAGCGCGCTGCGGCAGACGACGCTGCACTCGCCAAGGGCCTCAACGTCCAGGGTGGACGCATCACCCTGGATGCCGTGGCGAAGGCCCACGGCCTCACGTCCGCCTGA
- a CDS encoding pyridoxal phosphate-dependent aminotransferase translates to MTERAPLSRKLSSIAESATLKVDAKAKALKAEGKPVISYAAGEPDFATPQFIVDAAAEALADPASYRYTPAPGLPALREAIAAKTLRDSGLEVSPSQVIVTNGGKQSVYQAFQAVVNPGDEVLLPAPYWTTYPEAIRLADGTPVEVFAGADQDYKVTVEQLEAARTERTTALVFVSPSNPTGSVYTAEETKAIGEWALEHGIWVISDEIYQNLTYEGVKATSIVEAVPEVAGQTILVNGVAKTYAMTGWRVGWMVGPADAIKVAANLQSHLSSNVNNVAQKAAIAALNGPQTEAEQFREAFDRRRRLIVSELSKIDGLVVPNPLGAFYVYPDVQGLLGRTWGGTTPTTSLELADLILEQAEVAVVPGEAFGPSGYIRMSYALGDDQLLEGVQRLQRLFA, encoded by the coding sequence GTGACCGAACGCGCTCCTCTCTCTCGCAAGCTCTCCTCCATCGCCGAATCCGCGACCCTCAAGGTCGACGCCAAGGCGAAGGCCCTCAAGGCCGAAGGCAAGCCCGTCATCTCGTATGCCGCGGGCGAGCCCGACTTCGCGACGCCGCAGTTCATCGTCGACGCAGCGGCCGAGGCTCTCGCCGACCCGGCGAGCTACCGCTACACCCCGGCTCCGGGTCTTCCGGCGCTGCGGGAGGCCATCGCCGCGAAGACGCTGCGCGACTCGGGACTCGAGGTCTCACCGAGCCAGGTGATCGTGACCAACGGCGGCAAGCAGTCCGTGTACCAGGCGTTCCAGGCAGTGGTGAACCCCGGCGACGAGGTGCTTCTTCCCGCTCCGTACTGGACCACCTACCCCGAGGCGATCCGCCTCGCCGACGGCACCCCCGTCGAGGTGTTCGCGGGCGCCGACCAGGACTACAAGGTCACCGTCGAGCAGCTCGAGGCCGCTCGCACCGAGCGCACCACCGCGCTCGTGTTCGTCTCCCCCTCGAACCCCACGGGCTCCGTCTACACGGCTGAAGAGACCAAGGCCATCGGCGAGTGGGCTCTCGAGCACGGGATCTGGGTCATCTCCGACGAGATCTACCAGAACCTGACCTACGAGGGCGTCAAGGCGACCTCGATCGTCGAGGCCGTGCCCGAGGTGGCCGGCCAGACGATCCTCGTCAACGGCGTCGCGAAGACCTACGCGATGACCGGCTGGCGCGTGGGCTGGATGGTCGGACCGGCGGATGCCATCAAGGTCGCCGCCAACCTGCAGTCGCACCTGTCGAGCAACGTGAACAACGTCGCCCAGAAGGCCGCGATCGCCGCACTCAACGGCCCCCAGACCGAGGCCGAGCAGTTCCGCGAGGCGTTCGACCGCCGTCGCCGCCTGATCGTGTCGGAGCTGTCGAAGATCGACGGACTCGTCGTGCCCAACCCGCTCGGCGCGTTCTACGTCTACCCCGACGTGCAGGGTCTGCTCGGCCGCACCTGGGGCGGCACGACGCCGACCACTTCGCTCGAACTCGCCGACCTCATCCTCGAGCAGGCAGAGGTCGCCGTGGTTCCCGGCGAGGCGTTCGGTCCCTCCGGCTACATCCGCATGTCGTACGCGCTCGGCGACGACCAGCTCCTCGAGGGCGTGCAGCGCCTGCAGCGTCTGTTCGCCTGA
- a CDS encoding VOC family protein produces the protein MSGPIPYLLFPGNAAEALEHYRSVFGGELQLLDYAGAGRHDGPGDAIAHGQLAGPVGLAGADAGADDDAVQMSGMFLSLLGTADASTRTSWYDQLASDGRVIDALQKRPWGDYDGTVIDRYGIRWLIGFHDEE, from the coding sequence ATGAGCGGACCGATCCCCTACCTTCTGTTCCCCGGGAACGCAGCCGAAGCGCTGGAGCACTACCGTTCGGTCTTCGGGGGTGAGCTTCAACTCCTCGACTACGCCGGCGCCGGACGACACGACGGGCCGGGAGATGCGATCGCACACGGCCAACTCGCGGGGCCGGTCGGGCTCGCGGGTGCGGATGCCGGAGCCGACGACGACGCGGTGCAGATGAGCGGGATGTTCCTGTCGCTGCTCGGCACCGCGGATGCCTCGACGCGGACCAGCTGGTACGACCAGCTGGCCTCGGACGGTCGCGTGATCGACGCCCTGCAGAAGCGCCCCTGGGGCGACTACGACGGCACGGTCATCGATCGCTACGGCATCCGCTGGCTGATCGGATTCCACGACGAGGAATGA
- a CDS encoding phosphohydrolase, with protein MADTEALLAAWSERSDGEAAAWARARPGPSLESVATRISRIPQEFLDERISLRALAGDILGGQISASAFDEDPRVRQGAAIGLWLVASEDVLEPLEPALASGWAALAVDALALRVAPVASPSDWTSDDERRTEAARTFLLWCGFLPAGEDAATAASLLAACDSLARNRALAEAFEGHRHRAEIARKLAEARRKEAAARYSSE; from the coding sequence ATGGCTGACACCGAGGCGCTGCTCGCCGCCTGGAGCGAGCGCTCGGACGGAGAGGCTGCGGCCTGGGCTCGCGCGAGGCCGGGGCCGTCGCTGGAGTCCGTCGCGACGCGGATCTCCCGCATCCCTCAGGAGTTCCTCGATGAGCGCATCTCGCTGCGAGCGCTCGCCGGAGACATCCTGGGCGGGCAGATCAGCGCTTCGGCATTCGACGAAGACCCGCGCGTGCGCCAGGGTGCCGCGATCGGCCTGTGGCTCGTCGCCAGCGAAGACGTCCTCGAGCCGCTCGAGCCGGCACTCGCGAGCGGCTGGGCCGCCCTCGCGGTCGACGCGCTCGCACTGCGCGTGGCCCCGGTCGCGTCGCCGTCGGACTGGACCTCAGACGATGAACGGCGCACCGAAGCCGCGCGCACGTTCCTGCTCTGGTGCGGGTTCCTTCCGGCAGGCGAGGATGCCGCGACCGCCGCCTCCCTGCTGGCGGCCTGCGACTCGCTCGCCCGCAACCGGGCGCTCGCCGAGGCATTCGAGGGGCACCGGCACAGGGCCGAGATCGCTCGGAAGCTCGCAGAGGCACGCCGCAAGGAGGCGGCTGCGAGGTACTCCAGTGAGTGA
- a CDS encoding AMP-binding protein yields the protein MSDPDLRGALALAEYAPGEAAVLSDAERWPTIDAAGTARLTRWREHPDAPHWTHATGDRLTAEQVQRVRHPLSTDGWLVDHLAAARRTLRYRGMPTDAALDDFPTISRSDLVDDLAAFVPLDADLSRMLHGTSSGSTGAALLIPDDVEEVARGFHLLVALAASAGATVTADGERVAVANLVFQRQAFTYVSTISSFAHRAMARLNLHPTAWSGLDARARFLAEADPQILSGHPTSLAELLDAGLDAVLHPAVVFSGAMALSAALRARLHAAFECPVVDVYGLHETRPIAARTDDEPFRVLDRRVHVEVWDPRREVALPLGEMGEIVVTAGENPLLPLVRYRTGDYGRLVHLDDGVLGIADLEGRQNTRFRAGDGTLVPCVELTQHLQARGAQGWSIEQAASGRVHAVIVGGDEPAIRVALDALLGVEIELRQVERLIDLGEGKPRRYRSAVPD from the coding sequence GTGAGTGACCCCGACCTCCGAGGGGCGCTCGCGCTCGCCGAATACGCACCGGGGGAGGCCGCGGTGCTCTCCGATGCCGAGCGCTGGCCGACGATCGACGCCGCAGGCACTGCTCGACTGACCCGTTGGCGGGAGCATCCCGACGCTCCGCACTGGACGCATGCCACGGGCGACCGCCTCACCGCAGAACAGGTGCAGCGGGTGCGGCATCCGCTCTCGACCGATGGCTGGCTGGTCGATCATCTCGCCGCCGCGCGACGCACGCTGCGGTATCGCGGGATGCCGACAGATGCCGCGCTCGACGACTTCCCCACGATCTCGCGGTCGGACCTCGTCGACGACCTCGCGGCGTTCGTGCCGCTCGATGCGGATCTCTCCCGGATGCTGCACGGCACGAGCTCCGGTTCGACGGGCGCGGCGCTGCTCATCCCCGATGACGTCGAGGAGGTCGCGCGCGGCTTCCACCTGCTCGTCGCGCTCGCGGCGTCTGCGGGGGCCACGGTGACGGCCGACGGCGAGCGGGTGGCGGTGGCGAACCTCGTCTTCCAGCGTCAGGCCTTCACCTACGTGTCCACGATCTCGAGCTTCGCACACCGGGCGATGGCGCGGCTCAATCTGCATCCGACGGCGTGGAGCGGTCTCGATGCCCGCGCCCGATTTCTGGCCGAGGCGGACCCGCAGATCCTCAGCGGACACCCGACGAGCCTCGCCGAGCTGCTCGACGCCGGACTCGACGCCGTGCTGCATCCCGCCGTGGTCTTCTCCGGCGCGATGGCGCTGTCGGCTGCGCTGCGTGCACGACTCCACGCGGCGTTCGAGTGTCCCGTGGTCGACGTGTACGGCTTGCACGAGACGCGCCCGATCGCCGCGCGCACCGATGACGAGCCGTTCCGGGTGCTCGATCGCCGCGTGCACGTCGAGGTGTGGGATCCCCGGCGCGAGGTCGCGCTGCCTCTCGGCGAGATGGGCGAGATCGTCGTGACCGCGGGAGAGAACCCCCTGCTGCCGCTGGTGAGGTACCGCACGGGCGACTACGGGCGCCTGGTGCACCTCGACGATGGGGTGCTCGGCATCGCCGACCTCGAGGGGCGCCAGAACACGCGGTTCCGGGCCGGCGACGGCACTCTCGTTCCCTGTGTCGAGCTCACGCAGCATCTGCAGGCACGCGGTGCCCAGGGGTGGTCGATCGAGCAGGCTGCCTCCGGTCGCGTGCACGCCGTGATCGTCGGCGGAGACGAGCCCGCCATCCGCGTGGCGCTGGACGCGCTGCTCGGGGTCGAGATCGAGCTGCGGCAGGTCGAGCGCCTGATCGACCTCGGCGAGGGCAAGCCCCGGCGCTATCGCAGCGCCGTGCCCGACTGA